A genome region from Nitrospirota bacterium includes the following:
- the thiL gene encoding thiamine-phosphate kinase produces the protein MAPSGNRGRQGPLAPDPGGAERWPPLPSDLPRRFVDMPPRHSRLPSAGRLAEFPLIEDLARRFGTTGRSVLRGIGDDAAILSPPSGDLFLLTTDLLAEGVHFDRTTATFEDIGYKAAVANLSDIAAMGGTPRYLLVSLAIPAGHTQAEIRRLYRGMMSACRPHRVELIGGDTSSSRQGLFINLTLAGTAKPGHALSRSGARVGDLLYVTGTLGDSLAGLRLLKDAHGRPHRAGISLSKEARRYLAERHLRPAPRLAVGQLLAKHRLATSAIDLSDGLSGDLAHICKQSRVGAELDMLTLPLSPACLDYAEACRKNPFELALAGGEDYELLVTVSPKNKTKVERLARSFGCRLSCIGRIQSQKRGLTVIEPDGSARKLAITSYRHFEAPSSAR, from the coding sequence ATGGCGCCATCAGGAAATCGGGGCAGACAGGGCCCGCTCGCTCCAGATCCGGGCGGGGCAGAAAGGTGGCCGCCGCTTCCGTCAGATCTTCCTCGCCGGTTCGTTGACATGCCTCCTCGCCATTCTCGCCTGCCCTCTGCCGGACGGCTGGCGGAATTTCCGCTCATCGAAGACCTCGCCCGCCGGTTCGGAACCACCGGCCGGTCCGTGTTGCGTGGCATCGGGGATGATGCCGCCATCCTGAGCCCTCCGTCCGGGGACCTCTTCTTGCTCACCACCGATCTGCTGGCTGAAGGGGTCCACTTTGACCGAACCACGGCCACGTTCGAGGACATCGGTTACAAGGCCGCCGTCGCCAACCTCAGCGATATCGCCGCCATGGGCGGCACTCCCCGCTATCTGCTGGTCTCGCTGGCCATTCCTGCCGGCCATACCCAGGCGGAAATCCGCCGGCTCTATCGAGGCATGATGAGTGCCTGCCGGCCCCATCGTGTGGAATTAATCGGCGGTGATACCTCCTCCTCCCGTCAGGGCCTCTTCATCAACCTGACCCTCGCAGGAACCGCCAAACCGGGACATGCCCTGTCCCGCAGCGGCGCACGGGTTGGCGATCTCCTGTATGTGACCGGGACATTGGGCGATTCCCTGGCGGGGCTACGGTTGCTGAAAGACGCGCACGGCAGGCCCCATCGCGCCGGCATCAGCCTGAGCAAGGAGGCCCGTCGCTACCTCGCCGAGCGGCACTTGCGGCCCGCCCCAAGGCTGGCGGTCGGACAACTCCTGGCCAAACACAGACTGGCCACCTCCGCCATCGACCTGTCCGATGGGCTCTCGGGCGACCTGGCGCACATCTGCAAGCAAAGCCGGGTCGGAGCCGAACTGGATATGCTGACGCTCCCCCTCTCGCCCGCTTGTCTGGACTATGCAGAGGCCTGCCGCAAGAACCCCTTCGAGCTTGCACTGGCCGGAGGGGAGGACTATGAGCTGCTTGTCACCGTCTCCCCCAAGAATAAGACGAAAGTAGAGCGGCTCGCCCGATCGTTCGGCTGCCGGCTGTCCTGCATCGGCAGAATACAATCGCAGAAGCGAGGCCTGACAGTCATTGAGCCGGACGGGTCCGCCCGCAAGCTGGCGATCACCAGTTATCGACATTTTGAAGCACCGTCGAGCGCCCGATAG
- a CDS encoding DUF2062 domain-containing protein: protein MANIRAHLEQVLHLHESPHRTALAFAVGIFIAFSPTYGLHTISAVFCAWAFRLNAVALMTGAFVNNPWTVVPILAATFWTGFHVMGVPEGAPVQWSHLTLEGLYAQIQTYALPFFVGGILLSLLVTLLAYPVAYWIIVQARARRSADPVQESVATQNPPELR from the coding sequence ATCGCCAACATCCGCGCACACCTTGAACAGGTCCTGCACTTGCACGAATCCCCCCACCGCACGGCCCTTGCCTTTGCCGTCGGCATCTTCATTGCCTTCTCCCCTACCTACGGGCTGCACACCATCAGCGCCGTCTTCTGCGCCTGGGCGTTTCGACTCAATGCCGTGGCCCTGATGACCGGCGCCTTCGTCAACAATCCCTGGACCGTCGTCCCGATCTTGGCCGCCACCTTTTGGACCGGCTTTCACGTCATGGGCGTGCCGGAGGGGGCCCCGGTGCAATGGAGCCATCTCACGTTGGAGGGACTCTACGCTCAGATCCAGACCTATGCGCTGCCCTTTTTCGTCGGGGGCATCCTCCTGAGCCTTCTGGTCACTCTGCTCGCCTATCCGGTCGCCTACTGGATTATCGTTCAGGCCAGGGCGCGAAGGTCCGCCGACCCCGTCCAGGAGTCGGTTGCCACTCAGAACCCGCCTGAGCTAAGATGA
- a CDS encoding HD domain-containing protein, whose product MKAHPIAPNAPYDGTALIADPIHEYISFTVPYATSGSTEQTEKDLIDSPWVQRLRYISQLQSARWVYPSAEHSRFVHSLGTMHVAGRFARHLYPFLAQTVRHVPSANYVEELLRVTALVHDIGHGPFCHFFDENFLEEWGLTHERLGQIIIREHLGPIIRKIRRSPTGPFATGETLDPDQIAHLILKDKGKDHSRLPEWLKFLQPVISGSYTGDNLDYVLRDSYMCGVAVGPVDLTRLIHYTLITHKGFTIHKTGLPALQMFLNTRMYLYSNVYYHRTTRAIDIHLREIFGDTMRLIFPHDPRKNMETYRLLTDWSLMEEVRGWRTSRQATRRRLGAEWARILGRDVKWKMAYATVLKEKGQERGMDFPSREQFEQQIRKELPAPLRQIPFKVDMAPLDPRPDPKDQRGIPLYVYDHGTGSVSTEPLEEFLDLLPTRLVQFRLFALSHQHDAALSRAAATVLNKGIPANS is encoded by the coding sequence GTGAAGGCCCATCCCATCGCTCCCAACGCCCCCTACGATGGCACGGCGCTCATCGCGGACCCGATTCACGAATACATCTCCTTCACCGTTCCCTACGCAACATCCGGCTCCACGGAGCAGACCGAAAAGGACCTGATCGATTCCCCCTGGGTCCAGCGGCTCCGCTACATCTCCCAGCTCCAGAGCGCCCGCTGGGTCTATCCGTCGGCCGAGCACAGCCGATTCGTCCACTCGCTCGGGACCATGCACGTGGCCGGCCGCTTTGCCCGCCACCTTTACCCCTTCCTTGCACAAACGGTCCGCCATGTCCCCTCGGCCAACTACGTTGAAGAGTTGCTGCGGGTGACGGCCCTGGTGCATGACATCGGCCACGGTCCCTTTTGCCATTTCTTCGACGAGAACTTTCTCGAGGAGTGGGGCCTGACGCACGAGCGGCTCGGGCAAATCATCATCCGGGAGCACCTCGGGCCGATCATCAGGAAGATCCGCCGGAGCCCGACCGGGCCGTTCGCAACGGGGGAAACGCTGGATCCGGATCAGATTGCACACCTCATCCTGAAGGACAAGGGCAAAGACCATTCGCGGCTGCCGGAATGGCTCAAATTCCTGCAACCGGTGATCTCCGGCAGCTACACCGGCGACAATCTGGATTACGTGCTACGCGATTCCTACATGTGCGGGGTGGCGGTCGGCCCCGTGGACTTGACGCGGCTGATCCACTATACCCTGATCACCCACAAGGGCTTCACGATCCACAAGACCGGCCTGCCCGCGTTGCAAATGTTCCTGAACACTCGGATGTACCTCTACTCCAACGTGTACTATCACCGGACGACCAGAGCCATCGACATCCATTTGCGGGAGATCTTCGGCGACACGATGCGCCTGATCTTCCCCCATGACCCCCGCAAGAACATGGAGACCTACCGGTTGCTCACCGACTGGTCCCTGATGGAAGAGGTCAGGGGATGGAGAACATCCCGGCAAGCAACCAGGCGAAGGCTCGGCGCGGAATGGGCGCGCATCCTGGGGCGGGACGTGAAGTGGAAGATGGCCTACGCGACGGTGCTGAAAGAAAAAGGCCAGGAACGAGGCATGGATTTTCCAAGCCGCGAGCAGTTCGAGCAACAGATCAGGAAGGAACTACCGGCTCCCCTGCGCCAGATTCCGTTCAAGGTGGACATGGCCCCTCTGGACCCTCGACCGGACCCCAAGGACCAGCGAGGCATTCCTCTCTACGTCTACGACCATGGCACAGGCAGCGTCTCCACGGAGCCGTTGGAAGAGTTTCTGGACCTGCTACCCACGCGCCTGGTGCAGTTCCGCCTCTTTGCCCTCTCCCACCAGCACGACGCAGCTTTATCGCGGGCCGCCGCCACGGTGTTGAATAAAGGCATCCCGGCGAACAGCTGA
- a CDS encoding M23 family metallopeptidase produces MFARPYWRSGKGRRPDLWAIVAIVLLASVFPVDLFPGGPHGQHGVDGQLNGKQGQVLLVHVPVKGQPADIAGRFLSRRVPFFQGASGPVGLLGIDMQDAPGTHELSVEVTDAQGSRRLSYNVLVIKEKYPVQHLTLPKDKVDLDEESLVRVKAEQEQVKTALEEVSPERFWEGGFVEPVHGTISGAFGRVRIINGQARSPHNGEDIAAPLGADVVAMNDGVARLTVDHFFSGKGVFVDHGLGLYSMYFHLLDITVQNGERVKRGQVIGKVGASGRATGPHLHWGVRLNGARVNPYSLLALSVGHPLSARQ; encoded by the coding sequence ATGTTCGCGCGACCATATTGGCGGTCGGGGAAGGGGCGTCGCCCGGATCTGTGGGCGATCGTCGCGATCGTGCTGTTGGCCAGCGTGTTCCCCGTGGACTTGTTTCCGGGAGGGCCGCATGGACAGCATGGGGTTGATGGGCAGCTCAATGGCAAGCAGGGGCAGGTTCTGTTGGTCCATGTGCCGGTCAAGGGGCAGCCGGCGGACATCGCTGGCCGGTTCTTAAGCCGGCGTGTGCCTTTCTTCCAGGGCGCATCGGGGCCGGTGGGCTTGCTGGGTATCGACATGCAAGATGCTCCGGGCACGCACGAACTTTCCGTCGAGGTGACCGATGCCCAGGGAAGCAGGCGCTTGAGTTACAACGTGCTGGTCATCAAGGAAAAGTACCCGGTGCAGCATTTGACCTTGCCCAAGGACAAGGTCGATCTGGACGAAGAGAGTCTGGTCCGTGTCAAGGCCGAACAGGAGCAAGTCAAGACGGCGCTGGAGGAAGTCTCCCCTGAGCGTTTCTGGGAAGGGGGGTTCGTTGAGCCGGTCCACGGGACGATCAGCGGTGCATTCGGCCGGGTGCGGATCATTAACGGCCAGGCGCGGAGCCCTCACAACGGGGAAGATATCGCGGCGCCCCTGGGCGCCGACGTCGTGGCGATGAACGACGGCGTGGCGCGCCTGACGGTGGACCATTTCTTCTCCGGCAAGGGGGTGTTCGTCGACCATGGGCTGGGGCTGTACTCCATGTATTTTCACCTCTTGGACATTACGGTGCAGAATGGGGAGCGGGTCAAGCGAGGCCAGGTGATCGGCAAGGTGGGCGCCTCCGGACGCGCCACCGGCCCGCATCTGCATTGGGGGGTCCGGTTGAATGGGGCCCGCGTGAATCCCTACTCATTGCTGGCGCTGTCGGTGGGCCATCCCCTGTCCGCGCGCCAATAG
- the pafA gene encoding Pup--protein ligase — MQQRIFGLENEYGLIFSPNGRIYLPMEKVLGYIFEGLIPNSWPSNAFLVNGARFYQDTGCHPEYSTPECDNIMDLVVHDKAGERLLEACLPAAEERLKEEGLSGEIYIFKNNTDSLGNTYGCHENYLMRRDVDFWKVTEQLIPFFVSRQIYSGSGKVLKVSGKPQYFISQRAQHIHEKTSSSTTSSRSIINTRDEPHADAEKYRRLHIIVGDSNMSEYATYLKVGTAALVLSMIEDGFTVTGIELEDPVKAIREISRDPTLKKKVKLDDGRQMTAIEIQRTYLDRAQDYLATRVHDLVMEDVLAKWKDILDRLEEDPMQLSREVDWVSKKVLIDRYIEKKGCGMDDPRVFLMDLQYHDVKQTRGLYYLLEGRGLTERAVDEEAVQRAMSVPPQTTRAKVRGDFIRFARAKNRSYTVDWTYLKLNGYWEETILCMDPFSAVNRRVEELIAQVSGLRFYR; from the coding sequence ATGCAACAGCGCATCTTCGGTCTCGAGAACGAGTATGGCCTGATCTTCTCCCCGAACGGCCGCATTTACCTGCCGATGGAGAAGGTCCTGGGGTACATCTTCGAAGGCCTTATTCCCAACAGTTGGCCTTCCAACGCCTTTCTCGTCAACGGCGCCCGCTTTTATCAGGACACCGGCTGCCACCCCGAATATTCGACCCCCGAATGCGACAACATCATGGATCTGGTGGTCCATGACAAAGCGGGAGAACGGCTGTTGGAAGCCTGCCTGCCGGCGGCGGAGGAACGGCTCAAGGAGGAAGGGCTCTCGGGCGAGATCTACATTTTCAAAAACAATACGGATTCGTTGGGCAACACCTACGGCTGCCATGAAAACTATCTCATGCGCCGGGACGTAGATTTCTGGAAAGTCACCGAGCAACTCATCCCGTTTTTCGTGAGCCGGCAGATTTACTCCGGTTCTGGAAAAGTGCTGAAAGTCTCGGGCAAGCCCCAGTATTTTATCTCCCAGCGGGCCCAGCATATCCACGAAAAGACCTCCTCGTCGACGACCTCTTCCCGCAGCATCATCAATACCCGGGATGAGCCCCATGCGGACGCGGAGAAGTACCGTCGGCTGCACATCATCGTCGGCGACTCCAACATGTCTGAATATGCGACGTACTTGAAAGTCGGAACCGCGGCGCTGGTCCTGTCCATGATCGAGGACGGCTTTACCGTGACCGGGATCGAGCTGGAAGATCCCGTGAAGGCGATCCGGGAGATTTCCCGCGACCCGACGCTCAAGAAGAAGGTCAAGCTGGACGACGGCCGCCAGATGACCGCGATAGAAATCCAGCGCACCTATCTCGATCGCGCGCAGGACTATCTGGCCACGCGGGTGCACGATCTGGTGATGGAGGACGTGCTGGCCAAGTGGAAGGACATCCTCGACCGGCTCGAGGAGGATCCGATGCAGCTCTCGCGCGAGGTGGACTGGGTGAGCAAGAAGGTGCTGATCGATCGCTACATCGAGAAGAAGGGCTGCGGGATGGACGATCCGAGGGTCTTTCTCATGGACCTTCAATATCACGATGTGAAACAGACTCGCGGGCTCTACTACCTGTTGGAGGGGCGCGGTCTGACTGAGCGTGCGGTGGATGAAGAGGCGGTGCAGCGGGCCATGTCGGTGCCGCCGCAGACCACCAGAGCCAAGGTGCGCGGCGATTTCATCCGGTTTGCCCGAGCCAAAAACCGGTCCTATACGGTGGACTGGACCTATTTGAAACTCAACGGCTATTGGGAAGAAACGATTCTGTGCATGGACCCGTTTAGTGCGGTCAACCGGCGGGTCGAGGAGTTGATCGCGCAAGTTTCGGGGCTGAGGTTCTACCGATGA
- the prcA gene encoding proteasome subunit alpha: MPLPYYVSPEQMMQDKAEYAKKGIAKGRSIIAMEYEQGVLLVADNPSASLFKISEIYDSIALSGAGKYSEFENLRKAGIRHADLKGFMYSREDVTARSLANGYSQTLGTIFSQEIKPLEVEILVAQVGELGRQNEMYRISFDGSIFDERGYAAIGGKSEALQSFLKERYKGEPPTLKAALALCTSALESITNQKLPLEGIEIAALDRTRTGRKFRRIPVSESRLLLS, encoded by the coding sequence ATGCCCTTGCCCTACTACGTCTCGCCCGAACAGATGATGCAGGACAAGGCGGAGTACGCCAAAAAGGGCATCGCCAAAGGCCGTTCAATCATTGCGATGGAATATGAACAGGGCGTGCTCCTGGTGGCCGACAATCCGAGCGCGTCCCTTTTTAAGATCTCCGAGATTTACGACAGCATCGCGTTGTCCGGAGCCGGCAAGTACAGCGAGTTCGAGAATCTGCGCAAGGCCGGCATCCGCCATGCGGACCTCAAGGGGTTCATGTACAGCCGGGAGGACGTGACCGCCCGGTCCCTCGCCAACGGCTACTCGCAGACGTTGGGCACCATTTTCAGCCAGGAGATCAAGCCGCTGGAGGTGGAAATCCTGGTTGCGCAGGTTGGGGAGCTTGGTCGCCAGAACGAAATGTATCGAATCTCTTTCGACGGGAGCATCTTCGACGAGCGGGGCTATGCGGCCATCGGCGGGAAGTCCGAAGCCTTGCAGTCGTTCCTCAAGGAACGGTACAAGGGTGAGCCGCCGACCCTGAAGGCGGCCCTGGCCTTGTGTACGTCGGCCCTCGAGAGCATTACCAATCAGAAACTGCCGCTCGAAGGGATCGAGATCGCGGCGCTGGATCGCACCCGGACCGGCCGCAAGTTTCGGCGTATTCCAGTCAGCGAATCCCGTTTGCTCCTCTCCTGA
- the prcB gene encoding proteasome subunit beta, translating to MRQRPDLVPSGRAWPAVSSLPDDNRMAPLQPLPHGTTVLAIKYQGGVVIAGDRRATEGYQIAGRRMDKVFKIDEHSAMAIAGAAGPCIEMAKLFQTELEHYEKLEGVQLSCEGKANKLGQMIKANLPMVFQGLVVLPIYVGYDQKRDEGRIFKYDITGGRYEESDYHAIGSGGKDARNSMREHFRKDLSEADALRIALLALYNAAEEDVGTGGPDLVRGIYPTAKQVSAAGIKDVEEPQIATVYATLIDARKREN from the coding sequence ATGCGACAACGTCCGGACTTAGTTCCGTCCGGCCGGGCGTGGCCTGCCGTTTCGTCCTTGCCCGACGACAATCGGATGGCCCCGCTCCAGCCCTTGCCTCATGGTACGACGGTCCTGGCGATCAAGTATCAGGGTGGGGTCGTGATCGCCGGGGACCGGCGGGCGACCGAGGGCTATCAGATCGCCGGCCGCCGGATGGACAAGGTGTTCAAGATCGACGAACATTCGGCCATGGCCATTGCCGGGGCGGCCGGTCCCTGCATCGAAATGGCGAAACTGTTTCAGACCGAACTCGAACATTACGAAAAGCTGGAAGGGGTCCAGCTTTCCTGCGAGGGCAAGGCGAACAAGCTGGGCCAGATGATCAAAGCCAACCTGCCGATGGTTTTCCAGGGCCTGGTCGTGCTTCCGATCTACGTCGGCTACGACCAGAAGCGGGACGAGGGGCGGATCTTCAAGTACGACATCACCGGCGGCCGCTACGAGGAATCGGACTATCATGCGATCGGCTCCGGCGGCAAGGACGCGCGCAACAGCATGCGGGAACATTTCCGCAAGGATCTGAGCGAAGCCGACGCGTTGCGGATCGCCTTGTTGGCGCTCTACAATGCCGCGGAAGAAGATGTCGGCACCGGGGGGCCGGATCTGGTGCGTGGCATCTATCCGACGGCCAAACAGGTTTCGGCCGCCGGCATCAAGGACGTGGAGGAGCCGCAGATCGCGACGGTCTATGCCACGCTGATCGACGCCCGCAAGAGGGAGAACTGA
- a CDS encoding proteasome accessory factor PafA2, translated as MIVPRVLGTETEFGIAAREPDALDPVSNSIQLIGHYPGLPAPHALWDYENENPLLDARGFEVEGERERPGPDYNRLLNKLLVNGGRLYVDGAHPEYSTPECTNAREVVAFERAGERVMADCLKALARDRGSEKFVLYKNNSDGKGNSYGYHENYLLARSLSFERIVQVLVPFLVTRPIFAGSGKVGAENQTSPTDYQISQRADFFECLVDLNTMVKRPIVNTRDEPHADPAKYRRLHVIVGDANMCELSTYLKVGTLSIVLEMAEAGVEFPRLELDEPVRAIKAVSRDLDLKGTLKLADGRVTSAIAIQRAYLRTAQDYFACHELPQVTKDVLVRWEEVLDKLERDPLLLVRELDWVAKRQMIRSYMERKGCGWDDPRVFLMDLQYHDVRPEKGLYFTLERSNLVDRLLQDSEIDRAERNAPAGTRAFFRGSCLKKFPRQVYAASWTSVLFDVGNTTIKKIPLMDPLRGSEALTRELLEGCDSAESLLAKLTG; from the coding sequence ATGATCGTGCCGCGGGTATTGGGAACGGAAACGGAATTCGGCATTGCGGCGCGAGAGCCGGATGCCCTGGACCCGGTTTCCAACTCCATCCAGCTCATCGGCCACTATCCCGGCCTGCCTGCGCCGCACGCTCTCTGGGACTACGAAAACGAAAACCCCTTGCTCGATGCGCGGGGCTTCGAAGTGGAGGGCGAGCGGGAACGACCGGGCCCCGATTACAACCGGCTGCTGAACAAGCTGCTGGTCAATGGCGGCCGCCTCTACGTGGACGGCGCCCACCCGGAATATTCCACGCCGGAGTGCACGAATGCGCGCGAGGTCGTGGCCTTCGAGCGGGCCGGCGAGCGGGTGATGGCCGATTGTCTGAAGGCCCTGGCCCGGGATCGGGGGAGCGAGAAGTTCGTCCTCTACAAGAATAATTCGGATGGCAAGGGGAACAGCTACGGGTACCATGAGAATTATTTACTGGCCCGCTCCCTCTCCTTCGAGCGCATTGTGCAAGTGCTGGTGCCGTTTCTGGTGACCAGGCCCATCTTTGCCGGGTCCGGAAAAGTCGGGGCGGAGAACCAAACGAGTCCGACGGACTATCAGATTTCCCAGCGAGCCGACTTCTTCGAATGTCTGGTGGATCTGAACACGATGGTCAAGCGGCCGATCGTGAACACGCGCGATGAGCCCCATGCCGATCCGGCCAAGTACCGCCGGCTGCACGTGATCGTGGGCGACGCGAACATGTGCGAGCTCTCCACCTACCTCAAGGTCGGAACCCTCTCGATCGTGCTGGAGATGGCCGAGGCCGGCGTGGAATTCCCCAGGCTGGAGTTGGACGAGCCGGTGCGGGCGATCAAAGCGGTTTCGCGTGACCTGGACCTGAAAGGCACGCTGAAGCTGGCGGACGGGCGGGTTACGTCGGCGATCGCCATCCAGCGTGCCTACCTCCGGACGGCGCAGGACTACTTTGCCTGCCACGAACTGCCCCAGGTGACCAAGGACGTGCTGGTGCGCTGGGAGGAAGTGCTGGACAAGCTGGAGCGGGACCCCCTGCTGCTGGTGCGGGAGCTGGATTGGGTGGCCAAGCGCCAGATGATTCGGTCCTACATGGAACGGAAGGGGTGTGGCTGGGATGACCCACGGGTCTTTCTCATGGACCTCCAGTATCACGACGTGCGGCCAGAAAAGGGGCTCTACTTTACCCTGGAGCGCAGCAATCTGGTAGATCGGTTGCTGCAGGACAGCGAGATCGACCGGGCCGAGCGGAACGCGCCCGCCGGCACCAGGGCGTTTTTTCGCGGCAGCTGTTTGAAAAAGTTTCCCCGGCAGGTCTATGCCGCCAGCTGGACCTCGGTGCTGTTTGATGTGGGCAACACCACGATCAAGAAGATTCCCTTGATGGATCCCTTGCGCGGGTCCGAGGCGCTCACGCGCGAGTTGCTCGAGGGGTGCGACTCGGCCGAGTCGCTGCTTGCCAAACTGACCGGCTGA
- the arc gene encoding proteasome ATPase, translating into MAESKRNPGRLRTLRDSVKKLTERLSDGEAPPVRKSDDDSREVEKLRLQIQTLEEELRRLQQSRYQADQVHRQNERLTATLQEAKTQIEALRAEVEKLTAPPSTYAIFSSLNGDSTANVYVTGRKMKVNLHPSIKPKELRKGQEVVLNEAFNIIESRGFDGQGEVVRLKDLLEGRRALVTLHFDEEKVAELGEPLLIEHLSVGDHLLYDPRSGYVIEKLPKSEAEELVLEEVPDVSYDHIGGLAKEIEQVRDAVELPFLHPHLFAEHKLNPPKGVLLYGPPGCGKTLIAKAVANSIAKKLSHLTGKQLRSFFLHVKGPELLNKYVGESERQVREVFKKAKERAADGNPVIVFFDEMDALFRTRGSGISSDIESTIVPQFLSEIDGVERLRNVIVIGASNRQDLIDPAVLRAGRLDIKIKISRPDALSAREIFAKYVTADLPFAADEVERHGGDRSVMVERLVGMTVESMYATSEENKFLEVTYANGEKETLYFKDFSSGAVIEGIVSRAKKFAIKRAIATNEKGLKADDLLRAIREEFKEHEDLPNTTNPDDWAKIAGKKGEKIVHVRTITAGSNESRSIETISTGHYF; encoded by the coding sequence ATGGCTGAGTCGAAGCGAAATCCAGGCCGTCTGCGCACCCTCCGGGATTCGGTCAAGAAGCTTACCGAACGTCTGTCCGATGGAGAGGCGCCCCCCGTGAGAAAGAGCGACGACGACAGCCGTGAGGTGGAGAAACTCCGGCTCCAGATCCAGACGCTGGAGGAGGAGTTGCGTCGGCTGCAGCAATCCCGCTACCAGGCGGATCAAGTCCACAGACAGAACGAACGGCTGACCGCCACCCTCCAGGAAGCCAAGACCCAGATCGAAGCGCTGCGGGCCGAGGTCGAGAAGCTCACGGCGCCGCCCTCGACCTACGCGATCTTTTCCAGTCTGAACGGCGATTCGACGGCCAACGTGTACGTGACGGGTCGCAAGATGAAGGTCAACCTCCATCCCTCGATCAAGCCGAAGGAGCTGCGTAAGGGACAGGAGGTGGTCCTCAACGAGGCCTTTAACATCATCGAGTCCCGCGGGTTCGACGGGCAGGGAGAAGTGGTCCGCCTCAAAGACCTGCTGGAGGGCCGGCGCGCGCTCGTAACCCTACATTTCGACGAAGAAAAAGTGGCGGAACTGGGCGAGCCGCTGCTCATCGAACACCTGAGTGTCGGGGACCACCTGCTGTACGACCCGCGTTCGGGTTATGTGATCGAGAAACTGCCCAAGTCCGAAGCGGAAGAACTGGTTCTGGAAGAGGTGCCCGACGTCAGCTATGACCACATCGGCGGTCTGGCCAAGGAAATCGAGCAGGTACGGGATGCGGTGGAGCTGCCGTTCCTCCATCCGCACTTGTTTGCCGAGCACAAGCTGAACCCGCCCAAGGGCGTGTTGCTCTATGGCCCGCCTGGCTGCGGCAAGACGCTGATCGCCAAGGCCGTGGCGAACTCGATTGCCAAGAAGTTGAGCCACCTCACGGGCAAGCAACTGCGGAGTTTCTTTCTGCACGTCAAGGGGCCGGAGCTGTTGAACAAGTATGTGGGTGAATCGGAGCGGCAGGTCCGCGAGGTCTTCAAAAAGGCCAAGGAACGGGCGGCCGACGGCAATCCGGTGATCGTGTTCTTCGACGAGATGGACGCCTTGTTCCGCACGCGCGGTTCCGGGATTTCTTCGGACATCGAATCCACAATCGTCCCGCAGTTTCTCTCCGAGATCGACGGGGTGGAGCGGTTGCGCAACGTGATCGTGATCGGCGCCAGCAACCGGCAGGATCTGATCGATCCCGCCGTGCTTCGTGCGGGTCGCTTGGACATCAAGATCAAGATCTCCAGGCCCGACGCCCTATCGGCGCGGGAAATCTTTGCCAAGTATGTGACGGCAGACCTGCCCTTCGCCGCCGACGAAGTGGAGCGGCACGGAGGGGACCGGAGCGTCATGGTGGAGCGGCTGGTCGGGATGACCGTGGAGTCCATGTACGCCACCTCCGAGGAGAACAAGTTCCTGGAGGTCACCTACGCGAACGGCGAGAAGGAAACCCTCTACTTCAAAGACTTCTCCAGCGGAGCGGTGATCGAGGGCATCGTTTCGCGGGCCAAGAAGTTCGCCATCAAGCGGGCCATCGCGACGAACGAGAAAGGCCTCAAGGCGGACGATCTGCTCCGGGCCATCCGGGAAGAGTTCAAGGAGCACGAGGACCTTCCGAACACGACCAATCCGGACGACTGGGCCAAGATCGCCGGCAAGAAGGGCGAGAAGATCGTGCACGTGCGGACGATCACGGCCGGCTCCAACGAATCCCGGAGCATCGAAACGATCAGCACTGGCCACTATTTCTGA
- the thiE gene encoding thiamine phosphate synthase translates to MPRIDFSLYLVTDRNQTDGRPLLTLLREALAAGLHAVQLREKDLPTRALLELAREVRALTREYGAKLLINDRLDIAMAVEADGVHLRADSLPVAVTRRLLGPGRLIGVSVHSVTEALRVESAGADFALLGPIYETPSKLAYGAPLGLGPIEEAARRCRLPVFAIGGITAARLGEVRRAGAQGAAVISAILSAESVASATRALLAASHGTMSES, encoded by the coding sequence ATGCCCCGCATTGATTTCTCACTCTACCTCGTCACCGATCGGAATCAGACCGATGGCCGGCCGCTCCTGACTCTGCTGCGCGAGGCGCTGGCCGCCGGGCTGCATGCCGTACAACTGAGGGAAAAAGACCTTCCGACCAGAGCCCTGTTGGAGTTGGCACGCGAGGTCCGTGCGTTGACGCGCGAGTACGGAGCCAAGCTGCTCATCAACGACCGGCTCGACATTGCCATGGCCGTCGAAGCCGACGGGGTGCACTTGCGCGCCGACAGCTTGCCGGTGGCGGTGACGCGCCGGTTGTTGGGGCCTGGGCGTTTGATCGGGGTGTCGGTCCATTCCGTTACGGAGGCCTTGCGCGTCGAATCGGCGGGGGCGGATTTCGCCCTGCTGGGGCCTATCTATGAGACTCCCTCGAAGCTGGCCTATGGGGCGCCGCTCGGGCTTGGACCGATTGAAGAGGCAGCGCGGCGGTGCCGCTTGCCGGTCTTTGCCATCGGAGGGATCACGGCCGCTCGTCTGGGCGAGGTGCGGCGCGCCGGGGCCCAGGGAGCCGCGGTGATCTCGGCGATTCTTTCGGCTGAATCGGTGGCTTCGGCGACGCGTGCCTTGCTGGCTGCGTCGCATGGAACCATGAGCGAGAGTTGA